The window TCCGATGGAGCAAACATATCTGCACCAGCCTCGGCATGCGTTAAAGCCATTTTTGCAATAACTTCAACGGTTTTATCATTTTGAACGTAATCGTTCTCCATAATCCCGCAATGCCCGTGCGTGGTGTAAGAACAAACGCAAACATCGGTTACTACATATAAATCCTCACCAAACTGTTTTTTAAGCTCGCGCACAGCAGTTGGTACTAAAGAATGATCGTGATACGCCGATTTGGCATCAGCCGATTTTTCGTCGCCTACCCCGAACAGCATGATCTTGTTTAGACCTTTTTTCAATCCGGCTTCTACATCTTTAACCAGGTTATCAACCGAATAATGGTTAACTCCTGGCATGGCATCAATAGCATGGGTAACATTAGTACCTGGCACCACGAAATAAGGGTACACAAACATATCTTTTGATAACCGGGTTTCGGCCACCATCTCTCTCACCAATGGGTTTTTTCTTAATCTACGCGGACGATGTAACATTTTTTGTATTATTAGTATCAAGTATCATGATTTTAGTCTCATAACTTGAGTATCTCTTTATTTTTTCCTTACGGGGCGATTACACAGATTTTTGGATTTCACAGATGGTTTTCCTCAGAAAGGTATTCAGCTTTCCACCTTACACCCTAAACCTTTCAACCCTCCGCATTTCTACCTCATCTCTATTCCGAACACGGCTTCAGCTAATCCAATTTCGTCGGGTGAGTACGGCAAAGCATATTTTACTCCCATTTCATCAAATTTCTTACCTGTAGAATTCCCGATCGCAATTACCTGCTGGCCTGGCTCCAATAAATTATCGGCGAAATAGGCATCAACGTTTGAGGGACTGGTAAAAATCAGTACATCAGCATAGCTTTGGTCAATGTCATCTTCAATTACGGTTTCGTAAATTGGCAGATCGATTATTTTGGCATCAGCTGGTAACGATTTCTGGATCGACTGTAAAGAATCCTGTGCTCTTGGAAACAATACCTGCTGTCCACCAACCAGTTGCGCGAAATCTTCAGCAACTTCGGTAATATCGCCGCTTGCACCAACAAAATCGGCAAAATGGTTAAATTTACGCAAGGCATCTTCCGAACCTCTGCCCACTACGCCAAATTTGGTTTTCTTTGGCAATACCGGCTTCAGGTTGAAAAAGTATTCTACACTATTGCGGCTGCTGAAGAAAATCCAATCTACATGGCGCAGAATAAACTGATCTAAAACAGTAACAATCGGGAACGTACGGATTAACGAACGACCTTCAATTTCAATATTATTATTTTCTAATGCCCTGCGAAAATAGCTGTGTTCGCCAATTTCGCGGGAGATGAAAACCTTTGCCGGTTTTTTTCTTTCTGTATTAAATTTAGCCACGATTTTTTCGGCTAAACCTTCTGTTGTATCGGCACGCAAGAACAAACGCTCAGGAAAATGATCGGCGGTTTCAGCTTTAGAAGTCCAGACTTCAAACTTTCCGTTTTCCTTTTGGCAATAACAGCCTAGTGGCATGTGGCAGCCGCCTTCGAAAAGGTTTAGCACTTTACGTTCTACATTTACGGTTTCTGCCGTTTCCGGATCGTGCAATTTTTGAAGCGCATCAAAAAGTTCTGTATCGTTTTCCCTGATCTGGATAGCCAGGGCACCCTGTGCAGGAGCAGGAATAAATTCGGTTGTTTCGAGTTCTTCAATGTGTAAATCACTCACATCAAGTCCTAAACGTTTAACACCGGCCTTAGCAATCAAAATGGCATCGTAATCTTCGTCGCGCAATTTACCAATCCGTGTAGGCACATTTCCACGCAAATCTTCTACCTCTAAATCAGGACGCAAACCCAATAACTGGGCTTTACGGCGATTAGATGAAGTACCTACCATAGCTCCTTTTTTAAGAGATAGTTTCTGCGAAATATCCACACAATCCTTTAAAATCAACAGGTACTCGCTGGCTTCTTCGCGAGGAGGCAAAGCAGCAATAGTTAATCCTTCAGGGTGTGTTGTAGGTAAATCTTTAAGGCAATGTACAGCCAGATCAATTGTTCCGCCTAACAGCTCTTCTTCCAGTTCTTTGGTAAAAAAACCTTTGCCTTCCAGTTTATCCAATCTTAAATTCAGGATTTTATCGCCCTGTGTTTTAATGATTTTTATCTCGGCTTCTATTCCAATGGCTGCCAATTCATTTTTAATATGATTAGCCTGCCATAAAGCCAGGTCGCTACCGCGTGTTCCGATGGTTAATTTCTTCACTATTAAGATTAAATGAGCTGCAAATTTAAATTAAATAGTGGTTTATACCATGAATTGTTTAAAAATGAGACAGTGAGGTTACAGAGGGGGTAATTAAGGGGATTTCTATGACATAAGGTGATTGTTTTCAAGAATAAGTTTTTGAACAAATGAGTGAGTTTTGAGTGACTGAATGTTTCAGGCATGATGCCGTATCATTCAAAACCTATCGCATTCTAATATCCAAATAGCTCCAAGCTGGTACAGACCCGGCAATTGAACCGTAGGTGAAATATACAGCCGTTTAATTTCACCGCGTTAGAATAACAGCAACCGGTAAATAGCAATAAAGGGAAAATGAAATTAAGCTGTGGTTAAATTTAAGATTGATTAACCAGAATCTCTTTAGCCATAACCATAGGTACGCTGATGTATTTTTTCTCCATGTAATTCATTACACGTTCTAAAACCTCGCGCGATGCTTCATCCATCTGGCTAATTTCTTCGGCAAATACACCGTTTATAGCTGTATTTTTGATTTCTTTAATCTTTCTTGGCACCTCTTGCATAGCAATTTCGATGCGACGTTGTTTTAAAACAGAGAAAAATTCGGTGATGTTGTTGCTGATAATATCTTCGGCATGAACCAGTTCGTTATAACGTTCCTGGATATTTTTGCGAGCCACTTCTTTTAAAGACTCAACCTCGATGTAATGCACCAGATTATGGTGAATTACCGCCGGAGCTACATCGTTAGGGATAGCTAGATCTACAATTACTTTTTTGCTGGTATCGCCATTAAGCAATTTGGCATATAGTTTTTCGTCGATAATCGTTTCTGTAGAACCTGTACAGGTAATAATTACATCAAATCCCTCTTTAAAATCTTCGAGTGCAGTTAAAGGATATGCATTCCCGTTTAACTCTTCGGCAAGCGATTCGGCTTTAGCTAAAGTACGGTTGAAAACAGAGAAATTTGAGTATTTATGCTTGTTCAGGTATTTGGCAATATTCTGGTTGGTTTCGCCCGCGCCAATAATTAAAACACGTGAGTTACCACACATATTTAATTCTTTTAGCTTGCGGTAAGCTAATGACACAACTGAAACCGGATTTTTTGAAATATTGGTATGGGTATAAACCTCTTTGGCTGTTTTAACCACGCGTTCCATAATCATGCGCATGTAATCGCCGGTAAAACCTGCATCG is drawn from Pedobacter sp. HDW13 and contains these coding sequences:
- the hemB gene encoding porphobilinogen synthase; the encoded protein is MLHRPRRLRKNPLVREMVAETRLSKDMFVYPYFVVPGTNVTHAIDAMPGVNHYSVDNLVKDVEAGLKKGLNKIMLFGVGDEKSADAKSAYHDHSLVPTAVRELKKQFGEDLYVVTDVCVCSYTTHGHCGIMENDYVQNDKTVEVIAKMALTHAEAGADMFAPSDMMDGRIAAMRNLLDANGFVNAAIMSHATKFASAYYGPFREAADCAPSKGDRKAYQMDFRNPLEALREAQLDEQEGADVLMVKPGLAYLDIIQRLKQDTRLPIAVYNVSGEYSMVKAAAERGWIDEQKVVMETMHAFARAGASIITTYHIKDILNNDWL
- the hemC gene encoding hydroxymethylbilane synthase, with product MKKLTIGTRGSDLALWQANHIKNELAAIGIEAEIKIIKTQGDKILNLRLDKLEGKGFFTKELEEELLGGTIDLAVHCLKDLPTTHPEGLTIAALPPREEASEYLLILKDCVDISQKLSLKKGAMVGTSSNRRKAQLLGLRPDLEVEDLRGNVPTRIGKLRDEDYDAILIAKAGVKRLGLDVSDLHIEELETTEFIPAPAQGALAIQIRENDTELFDALQKLHDPETAETVNVERKVLNLFEGGCHMPLGCYCQKENGKFEVWTSKAETADHFPERLFLRADTTEGLAEKIVAKFNTERKKPAKVFISREIGEHSYFRRALENNNIEIEGRSLIRTFPIVTVLDQFILRHVDWIFFSSRNSVEYFFNLKPVLPKKTKFGVVGRGSEDALRKFNHFADFVGASGDITEVAEDFAQLVGGQQVLFPRAQDSLQSIQKSLPADAKIIDLPIYETVIEDDIDQSYADVLIFTSPSNVDAYFADNLLEPGQQVIAIGNSTGKKFDEMGVKYALPYSPDEIGLAEAVFGIEMR
- the hemA gene encoding glutamyl-tRNA reductase — encoded protein: MEYLKVIAFTHHHIDLKSLGKLVICDQSLDSRLKNIQTELPVSEIFYIGTCNRVEFVFLTKEKTDKEFVTRFLTVLDMGLPAEFMERFLDNVTVYENEEAFNHLLRTSCSLESLVVGEKEILAQIRRAYENCRDAGFTGDYMRMIMERVVKTAKEVYTHTNISKNPVSVVSLAYRKLKELNMCGNSRVLIIGAGETNQNIAKYLNKHKYSNFSVFNRTLAKAESLAEELNGNAYPLTALEDFKEGFDVIITCTGSTETIIDEKLYAKLLNGDTSKKVIVDLAIPNDVAPAVIHHNLVHYIEVESLKEVARKNIQERYNELVHAEDIISNNITEFFSVLKQRRIEIAMQEVPRKIKEIKNTAINGVFAEEISQMDEASREVLERVMNYMEKKYISVPMVMAKEILVNQS